Proteins from a genomic interval of Rosa chinensis cultivar Old Blush chromosome 2, RchiOBHm-V2, whole genome shotgun sequence:
- the LOC112186830 gene encoding G-type lectin S-receptor-like serine/threonine-protein kinase At4g27290 isoform X4: protein MIQLLDSGNFVVRDVTDGKSLWQSFDYPSHTLLPEMKMGWDFRTGLKRGLSAWKNSEDPCPGEFTCGIEMETHAYPEVCFRKGGLKYYRSGPWNGLAFSGASALRPNPIFSFDFVYNDDEMYYMYKLRSKSVISIMVLNGTTSTRDRLTWIVAEQTWRVYASVPRDFCDQYNLCGANANCIISDNPVCQCLQGFMPKSPEKWNSTDWSLGCMRKKPLSCQESDKDRFVKFTNLKLPDATHSWVDRSMNIKECRAKCLNNCSCMAYTSLDIRAGGSGCAILFGDLLDIRKLPDAGQDLYIRMSASEIDDDGKVKTGIIVAVVIGAVFSGMLLVGYYVYRRRTKLKETEKREENLKKKGVQKEDLELPIFNMSTIARATDNFSDYMKLGEGGFGPVYRGTLADGQEIAVKRLSSSSGQGFNEFMNEIKLIAKLQHRNLVKILGCCVQEEKMLMYEYMPNRSLDFFIFDQTREELLLDWPKRFHIICGIARGLLYLHQDSRLRIIHRDLKPSNVLLDDEMNPKISDFGLARILTGGDQTGRNTKRVVGTYGYMAPEYAADGLFSVKSDVFSFGILVLEIISGRRNKGFYDPDNSHNLIGNAWRLWNEGRPLELIDSWLESSCNLSEVEVLRCIQVGLLCVQHHPEDRPSMASVVIMLGSDIALAQPKQPGFFMEKEHKASPDIGNESSTYEVSISLLEAR, encoded by the exons ATGATACAGCTATTAGATTCTGGAAATTTTGTAGTAAGAGATGTGACAGATGGAAAGTCATTGTGGCAAAGCTTCGATTATCCTTCTCATACATTGTTACCGGAAATGAAGATGGGATGGGACTTTAGGACAGGTCTTAAAAGGGGATTATCAGCATGGAAAAATTCAGAAGACCCATGTCCGGGGGAATTCACTTGTGGGATTGAAATGGAAACTCATGCATACCCTGAGGTATGTTTCCGGAAAGGTGGTCTAAAATATTATCGTTCTGGCCCATGGAATGGCCTAGCATTCAGTGGTGCATCAGCACTAAGGCCTAATCCAATTTTTAGTTTCGACTTTGTGTATAATGATGATGAAATGTACTACATGTACAAACTTCGAAGCAAATCTGTAATTTCAATCATGGTCTTAAATGGAACAACGAGCACACGCGATCGCCTTACATGGATTGTAGCAGAGCAAACTTGGAGGGTCTATGCATCAGTACCTAGAGATTTCTGTGATCAATATAATCTCTGTGGAGCAAATGCAAATTGTATCATTAGTGACAATCCAGTATGTCAATGTCTACAAGGATTCATGCCTAAGTCACCAGAGAAATGGAATTCGACAGACTGGTCACTTGGATGTATGCGCAAGAAACCCCTAAGCTGCCAGGAAAGTGATAAAGACAGGTTTGTCAAGTTCACTAATTTGAAATTGCCGGATGCTACACATTCTTGGGTGGACAGAAGTATGAACATCAAGGAATGCAGAGCCAAATGCTTGAACAACTGTTCCTGTATGGCTTATACAAGCTTGGATATCAGAGCAGGAGGTTCTGGCTGCGCCATTTTGTTTGGTGATCTACTAGATATCAGAAAGCTTCCGGATGCTGGCCAGGATCTATACATTCGAATGTCGGCTTCAGAGATAG ATGATGATGGTAAAGTGAAGACAGGAATTATAGTTGCTGTTGTGATAGGCGCAGTGTTTTCAGGAATGCTCTTAGTTGGCTACTACGTCTACCGAAGAAGGACCAAATTGAAAG AGACAGAAAAACGAGAAGAAAATCTGAAGAAAAAAGGGGTACAAAAGGAGGACCTGGAGCTCCCGATCTTCAACATGAGCACAATAGCTCGTGCAACAGATAACTTTTCAGATTATATGAAGCTTGGAGAAGGTGGCTTTGGACCTGTTTACAGG GGGACACTAGCAGATGGACAAGAAATTGCTGTGAAGAGGCTTTCAAGCAGTTCTGGCCAAGGATTTAACGAGTTCATGAATGAAATTAAACTGATAGCCAAACTTCAGCACCGCAATCTTGTAAAGATTCTTGGTTGTTGCGTGCAAGAAGAGAAAATGCTGATGTATGAATACATGCCCAACAGAAGCCTGGACTTCTTCATTTTTG ATCAAACAAGGGAAGAACTACTGTTAGATTGGCCTAAACGTTTCCACATCATTTGTGGAATTGCTCGGGGTCTCCTCTATCTCCACCAAGATTCCAGGCTAAGGATTATACATAGAGATCTAAAACCAAGTAATGTTCTCCTTGATGATGAAATGAATCCTAAAATTTCAGACTTTGGCTTGGCTAGAATATTAACTGGAGGAGATCAGACTGGAAGAAATACTAAGAGAGTGGTCGGGACATA TGGCTACATGGCACCTGAATATGCTGCTGATGGGCTATTTTCTGTGAAATCCGATGTCTTTAGCTTTGGTATATTGGTGCTGGAGATTATAAGTGGAAGGAGAAACAAGGGATTTTATGATCCAGACAACAGCCATAATCTTATTGGAAAT GCTTGGAGATTGTGGAATGAAGGAAGGCCTTTAGAATTGATTGATTCATGGTTAGAGAGCTCATGTAATCTATCGGAAGTGGAAGTGTTACGTTGCATTCAAGTTGGTCTTTTGTGCGTGCAACATCATCCTGAGGATCGGCCAAGCATGGCATCGGTGGTTATAATGTTGGGAAGTGATATTGCATTGGCTCAACCTAAACAACCTGGTTTCTTTATGGAAAAGGAACACAAAGCAAGCCCTGATATAGGTAATGAATCATCAACCTATGAAGTATCCATTTCGCTTTTGGAAGCTCGGTAA
- the LOC112190892 gene encoding uncharacterized protein LOC112190892 — translation MRKGTPISPQSPTLFFTRSETTKLESLPQMPLSPPSQKNPPKMLERVLSSRRYASHPDAENDVAADDSKTKKHLPISFFTTRITNYLTRAGPVWPCLLLLVFVLFLIFSLIYNSRRFVCVSPYDPASRTGFFGFDGLESDFGSLGVPWCRPKHGKTVDWTSKDLIKALEVFVPIYETRPIKNNMYGMGFDHSFGLWFIAQWLKPDLMIESGAFKGHSTWVLRQAMPDKPIVSLSPRHPEKYLKKGPAYVDANCTYFAGKDFVDFGSVDWEKVLKKHGITDLSRVLIFFDDHQNELKRIKQALKAGFRHMVFEDNYDTGTGDHYSLRQICDQSYIRGGGHSCFKDSDEARIRSKRKHFWEKAVDIDELCGPGEAWWGVKGYVRDNFNHSHKLIPYEEHFQNSRFVESILDVYWELPPVAGPSLTHQTRYDPARAPPPIVEDGRYGLFQRLGLTRFDTSVFNGYTQMVYIQISKQ, via the exons ATGAGGAAAGGGACACCCATTTCCCCTCAGTCACCCACTCTATTTTTCACTCGTTCTGAAACCACAAAGCTGGAGTCACTCCCTCAAATGCCACTCTCTCCTCCCTCCCAGAAAAACCCACCCAAAATGCTCGAGCGCGTCCTCTCCTCCCGCCGCTACGCCTCCCACCCCGACGCCGAAAACGACGTCGCCGCCGACGATTCCAAGACCAAAAAACACTTGCCCATCTCCTTCTTCACCACCCGAATCACCAACTACTTGACCCGAGCCGGACCCGTCTGGCcctgcctcctcctcctcgtcttcgtcctcttcctcatcttctCCCTCATCTACAACTCCCGCAGATTCGTCTGCGTCTCGCCTTACGACCCCGCCTCCCGCACCGGCTTCTTCGGCTTCGATGGCCTCGAATCCGATTTCGGATCCCTCGGCGTGCCCTGGT GCAGACCGAAACACGGAAAAACAGTGGATTGGACATCCAAGGATTTGATCAAGGCATTGGAAGTGTTTGTACCAATCTATGAAACCCGACCGATCAAAAACAACATGTATGGGATGGGCTTTGACCACAGCTTTGGGCTCTGGTTCATTGCCCAATGGCTGAAGCCAGATTTGATGATTGAGAGCGGTGCTTTCAAGGGGCATTCTACTTGGGTTTTGCGACAAGCAATGCCAGACAAGCCAATTGTGTCCCTCTCACCACGGCATCCTGAGAAGTATCTGAAGAAGGGGCCTGCATATGTTGATGCAAACTGTACTTACTTTGCTGGAAAAGACTTTGTTGATTTTGGAAGTGTTGATTGGGAAAAGGTGTTGAAGAAGCATGGGATTACTGATCTCAGTCGTGTTCTTATCTTTTTCGATGACCATCAGAATGAATTGAAAAG AATAAAGCAGGCTCTGAAGGCTGGTTTCCGCCATATGGTTTTTGAGGACAATTATGATACTGGAACCGGTGATCATTATTCCTTAAGGCAGATATGTGATCAATCCTATATTAGAG GAGGTGGTCACAGTTGCTTTAAGGACAGTGATGAAGCTCGGATTAGGTCAAAAAGGAAGCATTTCTGGGAGAAAGCAGTTGATATAGATGAACTTTGTGGACCAGGTGAAGCATGGTGGGGTGTTAAAGGGTACGTGCGGGATAACTTTAACCACAGTCATAAGTTGATACcatatgaagaacattttcagaACAGCCGGTTTGTGGAATCAATTCTTGATGTTTACTGGGAGCTGCCACCAGTGGCAGGACCATCGCTCACACATCAGACTAGATATGATCCTGCTCGTGCACCACCTCCCATTGTTGAAGATGGTCGGTATGGCTTATTCCAACGACTTGGTCTAACCAGATTCGATACTTCTGTATTTAATGGATACACTCAGATGGTTTACATTCAGATATCTAAACAGTAA
- the LOC112186830 gene encoding G-type lectin S-receptor-like serine/threonine-protein kinase At4g27290 isoform X1: MSLLYLKKVLMLSSLISLPSSYSPSPNLHILFSILNHRTPCSFAVDSISHSQSIRDNGSTLVSSDGSFELGFFSPGNSKNRYLGIWYKNIPVKTVVWVANRCKPIDDSSGVLMINSTGYLVLLGQNKSVVWWTSLSKYAQSTMIQLLDSGNFVVRDVTDGKSLWQSFDYPSHTLLPEMKMGWDFRTGLKRGLSAWKNSEDPCPGEFTCGIEMETHAYPEVCFRKGGLKYYRSGPWNGLAFSGASALRPNPIFSFDFVYNDDEMYYMYKLRSKSVISIMVLNGTTSTRDRLTWIVAEQTWRVYASVPRDFCDQYNLCGANANCIISDNPVCQCLQGFMPKSPEKWNSTDWSLGCMRKKPLSCQESDKDRFVKFTNLKLPDATHSWVDRSMNIKECRAKCLNNCSCMAYTSLDIRAGGSGCAILFGDLLDIRKLPDAGQDLYIRMSASEIDDDGKVKTGIIVAVVIGAVFSGMLLVGYYVYRRRTKLKETEKREENLKKKGVQKEDLELPIFNMSTIARATDNFSDYMKLGEGGFGPVYRGTLADGQEIAVKRLSSSSGQGFNEFMNEIKLIAKLQHRNLVKILGCCVQEEKMLMYEYMPNRSLDFFIFDQTREELLLDWPKRFHIICGIARGLLYLHQDSRLRIIHRDLKPSNVLLDDEMNPKISDFGLARILTGGDQTGRNTKRVVGTYGYMAPEYAADGLFSVKSDVFSFGILVLEIISGRRNKGFYDPDNSHNLIGNAWRLWNEGRPLELIDSWLESSCNLSEVEVLRCIQVGLLCVQHHPEDRPSMASVVIMLGSDIALAQPKQPGFFMEKEHKASPDIGNESSTYEVSISLLEAR; this comes from the exons ATGTCGTTGCTTTATTTGAAAAAAGTGCTAATGCTATCATCTCTCATCTCTTTACCAAGTTCGTATAGTCCTTCGCCAAATTTGCATATTTTGTTCTCGATCCTCAACCACCGTACCCCAT GTTCGTTTGCAGTTGACAGCATCAGTCACTCGCAGTCTATCCGTGATAACGGCAGCACCTTGGTTTCAAGTGATGGAAGCTTTGAGCTGGGGTTCTTCAGTCCAGGTAACTCAAAAAATCGTTACTTGGGAATTTGGTACAAAAACATCCCTGTTAAAACTGTTGTTTGGGTTGCAAATCGATGCAAACCGATTGATGACTCATCCGGTGTGCTGATGATAAACAGCACAGGATATCTTGTGCTGTTGGGTCAGAATAAGAGTGTTGTTTGGTGGACAAGTTTATCTAAGTATGCACAGAGTACAATGATACAGCTATTAGATTCTGGAAATTTTGTAGTAAGAGATGTGACAGATGGAAAGTCATTGTGGCAAAGCTTCGATTATCCTTCTCATACATTGTTACCGGAAATGAAGATGGGATGGGACTTTAGGACAGGTCTTAAAAGGGGATTATCAGCATGGAAAAATTCAGAAGACCCATGTCCGGGGGAATTCACTTGTGGGATTGAAATGGAAACTCATGCATACCCTGAGGTATGTTTCCGGAAAGGTGGTCTAAAATATTATCGTTCTGGCCCATGGAATGGCCTAGCATTCAGTGGTGCATCAGCACTAAGGCCTAATCCAATTTTTAGTTTCGACTTTGTGTATAATGATGATGAAATGTACTACATGTACAAACTTCGAAGCAAATCTGTAATTTCAATCATGGTCTTAAATGGAACAACGAGCACACGCGATCGCCTTACATGGATTGTAGCAGAGCAAACTTGGAGGGTCTATGCATCAGTACCTAGAGATTTCTGTGATCAATATAATCTCTGTGGAGCAAATGCAAATTGTATCATTAGTGACAATCCAGTATGTCAATGTCTACAAGGATTCATGCCTAAGTCACCAGAGAAATGGAATTCGACAGACTGGTCACTTGGATGTATGCGCAAGAAACCCCTAAGCTGCCAGGAAAGTGATAAAGACAGGTTTGTCAAGTTCACTAATTTGAAATTGCCGGATGCTACACATTCTTGGGTGGACAGAAGTATGAACATCAAGGAATGCAGAGCCAAATGCTTGAACAACTGTTCCTGTATGGCTTATACAAGCTTGGATATCAGAGCAGGAGGTTCTGGCTGCGCCATTTTGTTTGGTGATCTACTAGATATCAGAAAGCTTCCGGATGCTGGCCAGGATCTATACATTCGAATGTCGGCTTCAGAGATAG ATGATGATGGTAAAGTGAAGACAGGAATTATAGTTGCTGTTGTGATAGGCGCAGTGTTTTCAGGAATGCTCTTAGTTGGCTACTACGTCTACCGAAGAAGGACCAAATTGAAAG AGACAGAAAAACGAGAAGAAAATCTGAAGAAAAAAGGGGTACAAAAGGAGGACCTGGAGCTCCCGATCTTCAACATGAGCACAATAGCTCGTGCAACAGATAACTTTTCAGATTATATGAAGCTTGGAGAAGGTGGCTTTGGACCTGTTTACAGG GGGACACTAGCAGATGGACAAGAAATTGCTGTGAAGAGGCTTTCAAGCAGTTCTGGCCAAGGATTTAACGAGTTCATGAATGAAATTAAACTGATAGCCAAACTTCAGCACCGCAATCTTGTAAAGATTCTTGGTTGTTGCGTGCAAGAAGAGAAAATGCTGATGTATGAATACATGCCCAACAGAAGCCTGGACTTCTTCATTTTTG ATCAAACAAGGGAAGAACTACTGTTAGATTGGCCTAAACGTTTCCACATCATTTGTGGAATTGCTCGGGGTCTCCTCTATCTCCACCAAGATTCCAGGCTAAGGATTATACATAGAGATCTAAAACCAAGTAATGTTCTCCTTGATGATGAAATGAATCCTAAAATTTCAGACTTTGGCTTGGCTAGAATATTAACTGGAGGAGATCAGACTGGAAGAAATACTAAGAGAGTGGTCGGGACATA TGGCTACATGGCACCTGAATATGCTGCTGATGGGCTATTTTCTGTGAAATCCGATGTCTTTAGCTTTGGTATATTGGTGCTGGAGATTATAAGTGGAAGGAGAAACAAGGGATTTTATGATCCAGACAACAGCCATAATCTTATTGGAAAT GCTTGGAGATTGTGGAATGAAGGAAGGCCTTTAGAATTGATTGATTCATGGTTAGAGAGCTCATGTAATCTATCGGAAGTGGAAGTGTTACGTTGCATTCAAGTTGGTCTTTTGTGCGTGCAACATCATCCTGAGGATCGGCCAAGCATGGCATCGGTGGTTATAATGTTGGGAAGTGATATTGCATTGGCTCAACCTAAACAACCTGGTTTCTTTATGGAAAAGGAACACAAAGCAAGCCCTGATATAGGTAATGAATCATCAACCTATGAAGTATCCATTTCGCTTTTGGAAGCTCGGTAA
- the LOC112186830 gene encoding G-type lectin S-receptor-like serine/threonine-protein kinase At4g27290 isoform X2, whose amino-acid sequence MSLLYLKKVLMLSSLISLPSSYSPSPNLHILFSILNHRTPCSFAVDSISHSQSIRDNGSTLVSSDGSFELGFFSPGNSKNRYLGIWYKNIPVKTVVWVANRCKPIDDSSGVLMINSTGYLVLLGQNKSVVWWTSLSKYAQSTMIQLLDSGNFVVRDVTDGKSLWQSFDYPSHTLLPEMKMGWDFRTGLKRGLSAWKNSEDPCPGEFTCGIEMETHAYPEVCFRKGGLKYYRSGPWNGLAFSGASALRPNPIFSFDFVYNDDEMYYMYKLRSKSVISIMVLNGTTSTRDRLTWIVAEQTWRVYASVPRDFCDQYNLCGANANCIISDNPVCQCLQGFMPKSPEKWNSTDWSLGCMRKKPLSCQESDKDRFVKFTNLKLPDATHSWVDRSMNIKECRAKCLNNCSCMAYTSLDIRAGGSGCAILFGDLLDIRKLPDAGQDLYIRMSASEIETEKREENLKKKGVQKEDLELPIFNMSTIARATDNFSDYMKLGEGGFGPVYRGTLADGQEIAVKRLSSSSGQGFNEFMNEIKLIAKLQHRNLVKILGCCVQEEKMLMYEYMPNRSLDFFIFDQTREELLLDWPKRFHIICGIARGLLYLHQDSRLRIIHRDLKPSNVLLDDEMNPKISDFGLARILTGGDQTGRNTKRVVGTYGYMAPEYAADGLFSVKSDVFSFGILVLEIISGRRNKGFYDPDNSHNLIGNAWRLWNEGRPLELIDSWLESSCNLSEVEVLRCIQVGLLCVQHHPEDRPSMASVVIMLGSDIALAQPKQPGFFMEKEHKASPDIGNESSTYEVSISLLEAR is encoded by the exons ATGTCGTTGCTTTATTTGAAAAAAGTGCTAATGCTATCATCTCTCATCTCTTTACCAAGTTCGTATAGTCCTTCGCCAAATTTGCATATTTTGTTCTCGATCCTCAACCACCGTACCCCAT GTTCGTTTGCAGTTGACAGCATCAGTCACTCGCAGTCTATCCGTGATAACGGCAGCACCTTGGTTTCAAGTGATGGAAGCTTTGAGCTGGGGTTCTTCAGTCCAGGTAACTCAAAAAATCGTTACTTGGGAATTTGGTACAAAAACATCCCTGTTAAAACTGTTGTTTGGGTTGCAAATCGATGCAAACCGATTGATGACTCATCCGGTGTGCTGATGATAAACAGCACAGGATATCTTGTGCTGTTGGGTCAGAATAAGAGTGTTGTTTGGTGGACAAGTTTATCTAAGTATGCACAGAGTACAATGATACAGCTATTAGATTCTGGAAATTTTGTAGTAAGAGATGTGACAGATGGAAAGTCATTGTGGCAAAGCTTCGATTATCCTTCTCATACATTGTTACCGGAAATGAAGATGGGATGGGACTTTAGGACAGGTCTTAAAAGGGGATTATCAGCATGGAAAAATTCAGAAGACCCATGTCCGGGGGAATTCACTTGTGGGATTGAAATGGAAACTCATGCATACCCTGAGGTATGTTTCCGGAAAGGTGGTCTAAAATATTATCGTTCTGGCCCATGGAATGGCCTAGCATTCAGTGGTGCATCAGCACTAAGGCCTAATCCAATTTTTAGTTTCGACTTTGTGTATAATGATGATGAAATGTACTACATGTACAAACTTCGAAGCAAATCTGTAATTTCAATCATGGTCTTAAATGGAACAACGAGCACACGCGATCGCCTTACATGGATTGTAGCAGAGCAAACTTGGAGGGTCTATGCATCAGTACCTAGAGATTTCTGTGATCAATATAATCTCTGTGGAGCAAATGCAAATTGTATCATTAGTGACAATCCAGTATGTCAATGTCTACAAGGATTCATGCCTAAGTCACCAGAGAAATGGAATTCGACAGACTGGTCACTTGGATGTATGCGCAAGAAACCCCTAAGCTGCCAGGAAAGTGATAAAGACAGGTTTGTCAAGTTCACTAATTTGAAATTGCCGGATGCTACACATTCTTGGGTGGACAGAAGTATGAACATCAAGGAATGCAGAGCCAAATGCTTGAACAACTGTTCCTGTATGGCTTATACAAGCTTGGATATCAGAGCAGGAGGTTCTGGCTGCGCCATTTTGTTTGGTGATCTACTAGATATCAGAAAGCTTCCGGATGCTGGCCAGGATCTATACATTCGAATGTCGGCTTCAGAGATAG AGACAGAAAAACGAGAAGAAAATCTGAAGAAAAAAGGGGTACAAAAGGAGGACCTGGAGCTCCCGATCTTCAACATGAGCACAATAGCTCGTGCAACAGATAACTTTTCAGATTATATGAAGCTTGGAGAAGGTGGCTTTGGACCTGTTTACAGG GGGACACTAGCAGATGGACAAGAAATTGCTGTGAAGAGGCTTTCAAGCAGTTCTGGCCAAGGATTTAACGAGTTCATGAATGAAATTAAACTGATAGCCAAACTTCAGCACCGCAATCTTGTAAAGATTCTTGGTTGTTGCGTGCAAGAAGAGAAAATGCTGATGTATGAATACATGCCCAACAGAAGCCTGGACTTCTTCATTTTTG ATCAAACAAGGGAAGAACTACTGTTAGATTGGCCTAAACGTTTCCACATCATTTGTGGAATTGCTCGGGGTCTCCTCTATCTCCACCAAGATTCCAGGCTAAGGATTATACATAGAGATCTAAAACCAAGTAATGTTCTCCTTGATGATGAAATGAATCCTAAAATTTCAGACTTTGGCTTGGCTAGAATATTAACTGGAGGAGATCAGACTGGAAGAAATACTAAGAGAGTGGTCGGGACATA TGGCTACATGGCACCTGAATATGCTGCTGATGGGCTATTTTCTGTGAAATCCGATGTCTTTAGCTTTGGTATATTGGTGCTGGAGATTATAAGTGGAAGGAGAAACAAGGGATTTTATGATCCAGACAACAGCCATAATCTTATTGGAAAT GCTTGGAGATTGTGGAATGAAGGAAGGCCTTTAGAATTGATTGATTCATGGTTAGAGAGCTCATGTAATCTATCGGAAGTGGAAGTGTTACGTTGCATTCAAGTTGGTCTTTTGTGCGTGCAACATCATCCTGAGGATCGGCCAAGCATGGCATCGGTGGTTATAATGTTGGGAAGTGATATTGCATTGGCTCAACCTAAACAACCTGGTTTCTTTATGGAAAAGGAACACAAAGCAAGCCCTGATATAGGTAATGAATCATCAACCTATGAAGTATCCATTTCGCTTTTGGAAGCTCGGTAA
- the LOC112186830 gene encoding G-type lectin S-receptor-like serine/threonine-protein kinase At4g27290 isoform X3: MINSTGYLVLLGQNKSVVWWTSLSKYAQSTMIQLLDSGNFVVRDVTDGKSLWQSFDYPSHTLLPEMKMGWDFRTGLKRGLSAWKNSEDPCPGEFTCGIEMETHAYPEVCFRKGGLKYYRSGPWNGLAFSGASALRPNPIFSFDFVYNDDEMYYMYKLRSKSVISIMVLNGTTSTRDRLTWIVAEQTWRVYASVPRDFCDQYNLCGANANCIISDNPVCQCLQGFMPKSPEKWNSTDWSLGCMRKKPLSCQESDKDRFVKFTNLKLPDATHSWVDRSMNIKECRAKCLNNCSCMAYTSLDIRAGGSGCAILFGDLLDIRKLPDAGQDLYIRMSASEIDDDGKVKTGIIVAVVIGAVFSGMLLVGYYVYRRRTKLKETEKREENLKKKGVQKEDLELPIFNMSTIARATDNFSDYMKLGEGGFGPVYRGTLADGQEIAVKRLSSSSGQGFNEFMNEIKLIAKLQHRNLVKILGCCVQEEKMLMYEYMPNRSLDFFIFDQTREELLLDWPKRFHIICGIARGLLYLHQDSRLRIIHRDLKPSNVLLDDEMNPKISDFGLARILTGGDQTGRNTKRVVGTYGYMAPEYAADGLFSVKSDVFSFGILVLEIISGRRNKGFYDPDNSHNLIGNAWRLWNEGRPLELIDSWLESSCNLSEVEVLRCIQVGLLCVQHHPEDRPSMASVVIMLGSDIALAQPKQPGFFMEKEHKASPDIGNESSTYEVSISLLEAR, from the exons ATGATAAACAGCACAGGATATCTTGTGCTGTTGGGTCAGAATAAGAGTGTTGTTTGGTGGACAAGTTTATCTAAGTATGCACAGAGTACAATGATACAGCTATTAGATTCTGGAAATTTTGTAGTAAGAGATGTGACAGATGGAAAGTCATTGTGGCAAAGCTTCGATTATCCTTCTCATACATTGTTACCGGAAATGAAGATGGGATGGGACTTTAGGACAGGTCTTAAAAGGGGATTATCAGCATGGAAAAATTCAGAAGACCCATGTCCGGGGGAATTCACTTGTGGGATTGAAATGGAAACTCATGCATACCCTGAGGTATGTTTCCGGAAAGGTGGTCTAAAATATTATCGTTCTGGCCCATGGAATGGCCTAGCATTCAGTGGTGCATCAGCACTAAGGCCTAATCCAATTTTTAGTTTCGACTTTGTGTATAATGATGATGAAATGTACTACATGTACAAACTTCGAAGCAAATCTGTAATTTCAATCATGGTCTTAAATGGAACAACGAGCACACGCGATCGCCTTACATGGATTGTAGCAGAGCAAACTTGGAGGGTCTATGCATCAGTACCTAGAGATTTCTGTGATCAATATAATCTCTGTGGAGCAAATGCAAATTGTATCATTAGTGACAATCCAGTATGTCAATGTCTACAAGGATTCATGCCTAAGTCACCAGAGAAATGGAATTCGACAGACTGGTCACTTGGATGTATGCGCAAGAAACCCCTAAGCTGCCAGGAAAGTGATAAAGACAGGTTTGTCAAGTTCACTAATTTGAAATTGCCGGATGCTACACATTCTTGGGTGGACAGAAGTATGAACATCAAGGAATGCAGAGCCAAATGCTTGAACAACTGTTCCTGTATGGCTTATACAAGCTTGGATATCAGAGCAGGAGGTTCTGGCTGCGCCATTTTGTTTGGTGATCTACTAGATATCAGAAAGCTTCCGGATGCTGGCCAGGATCTATACATTCGAATGTCGGCTTCAGAGATAG ATGATGATGGTAAAGTGAAGACAGGAATTATAGTTGCTGTTGTGATAGGCGCAGTGTTTTCAGGAATGCTCTTAGTTGGCTACTACGTCTACCGAAGAAGGACCAAATTGAAAG AGACAGAAAAACGAGAAGAAAATCTGAAGAAAAAAGGGGTACAAAAGGAGGACCTGGAGCTCCCGATCTTCAACATGAGCACAATAGCTCGTGCAACAGATAACTTTTCAGATTATATGAAGCTTGGAGAAGGTGGCTTTGGACCTGTTTACAGG GGGACACTAGCAGATGGACAAGAAATTGCTGTGAAGAGGCTTTCAAGCAGTTCTGGCCAAGGATTTAACGAGTTCATGAATGAAATTAAACTGATAGCCAAACTTCAGCACCGCAATCTTGTAAAGATTCTTGGTTGTTGCGTGCAAGAAGAGAAAATGCTGATGTATGAATACATGCCCAACAGAAGCCTGGACTTCTTCATTTTTG ATCAAACAAGGGAAGAACTACTGTTAGATTGGCCTAAACGTTTCCACATCATTTGTGGAATTGCTCGGGGTCTCCTCTATCTCCACCAAGATTCCAGGCTAAGGATTATACATAGAGATCTAAAACCAAGTAATGTTCTCCTTGATGATGAAATGAATCCTAAAATTTCAGACTTTGGCTTGGCTAGAATATTAACTGGAGGAGATCAGACTGGAAGAAATACTAAGAGAGTGGTCGGGACATA TGGCTACATGGCACCTGAATATGCTGCTGATGGGCTATTTTCTGTGAAATCCGATGTCTTTAGCTTTGGTATATTGGTGCTGGAGATTATAAGTGGAAGGAGAAACAAGGGATTTTATGATCCAGACAACAGCCATAATCTTATTGGAAAT GCTTGGAGATTGTGGAATGAAGGAAGGCCTTTAGAATTGATTGATTCATGGTTAGAGAGCTCATGTAATCTATCGGAAGTGGAAGTGTTACGTTGCATTCAAGTTGGTCTTTTGTGCGTGCAACATCATCCTGAGGATCGGCCAAGCATGGCATCGGTGGTTATAATGTTGGGAAGTGATATTGCATTGGCTCAACCTAAACAACCTGGTTTCTTTATGGAAAAGGAACACAAAGCAAGCCCTGATATAGGTAATGAATCATCAACCTATGAAGTATCCATTTCGCTTTTGGAAGCTCGGTAA